A window of the Pyramidobacter porci genome harbors these coding sequences:
- the coaBC gene encoding bifunctional phosphopantothenoylcysteine decarboxylase/phosphopantothenate--cysteine ligase CoaBC: MLEGKNILLGVSGGIAAYKIASLASALTKRGCAVQVVMTKAAEQFVAPVTFEALTHRRVFDDVFDRADPSVVRHIALAAEADALVIAPATADVIAKIAHGIADDMLTSTVLPFTGCRIVVPAMNTHMLDNAATQENLATLRRRGWHVMEPAEGRLACGDTGRGKMPEPEDILDFIEHFAACEKDLTGERVLVTAGPTREALDPVRFLTNHSTGRMGYAVARAAAMRGAQVTLISGPVALKKPPFVDLVSVVSAQDMFDAVVSRFDRSTIVVKAAAVADYRPAAVSENKIKKQDADMSLPLERTADILKYLGERRAGQFICGFSMETENLLENSRAKLAKKRVQMIAANSLKVAGAGFGGDTNVLTLITADAETELPLMSKDEAAHRLLDEILRRRGR, from the coding sequence ATGCTCGAGGGGAAAAACATTCTGCTGGGAGTGAGCGGCGGCATCGCCGCCTACAAGATCGCGTCGCTGGCTTCGGCGCTGACGAAGCGCGGCTGCGCAGTGCAGGTAGTGATGACCAAGGCCGCGGAGCAGTTCGTCGCGCCCGTCACGTTCGAGGCCCTGACGCACCGCCGCGTCTTCGACGACGTCTTCGACCGCGCCGATCCGTCCGTCGTCCGCCACATCGCGCTGGCCGCCGAGGCCGACGCGCTCGTGATCGCGCCCGCCACCGCCGACGTGATCGCCAAAATCGCCCACGGCATCGCCGACGACATGCTCACCAGCACCGTGCTGCCGTTTACAGGCTGCCGCATCGTCGTGCCCGCCATGAACACTCACATGCTCGACAACGCCGCCACGCAGGAAAACCTGGCCACGCTGCGCCGCCGCGGCTGGCACGTGATGGAGCCGGCCGAGGGGCGCCTGGCCTGCGGCGACACGGGACGCGGCAAAATGCCCGAGCCGGAGGACATCCTCGACTTCATCGAGCACTTCGCCGCCTGCGAAAAGGACCTGACCGGCGAGCGCGTGCTCGTCACCGCCGGCCCCACGCGGGAGGCGCTCGACCCCGTGCGCTTCCTTACCAACCACTCAACGGGCCGCATGGGCTACGCCGTCGCCCGCGCCGCCGCCATGCGCGGCGCGCAGGTGACGCTGATATCCGGCCCCGTCGCTCTGAAAAAACCGCCCTTCGTCGATCTGGTCAGCGTCGTCAGCGCGCAGGACATGTTCGACGCCGTCGTCTCGCGCTTCGACCGAAGCACCATCGTCGTCAAGGCCGCCGCCGTCGCCGACTACCGACCCGCCGCCGTTTCCGAGAACAAGATCAAGAAACAGGACGCGGACATGAGCCTGCCGCTGGAACGCACCGCCGACATCCTCAAATATCTGGGCGAGCGCCGCGCCGGTCAGTTCATCTGCGGCTTCTCCATGGAGACGGAGAACCTGCTCGAGAACTCGCGCGCCAAGCTCGCCAAAAAGCGCGTGCAGATGATCGCCGCCAACAGCCTCAAAGTCGCCGGCGCCGGCTTCGGCGGCGACACCAACGTCCTCACGCTGATCACCGCCGACGCCGAGACCGAGCTGCCGCTGATGAGCAAGGACGAAGCCGCCCACCGCCTCCTCGACGAGATCCTGCGCCGGCGCGGGCGGTAA
- a CDS encoding type III pantothenate kinase has translation MLLLFDVGNTHVTIGGYDGDRRLFTGRVASDRHKTEDEYAMIVESVLRMHGFAIGDVEDGAISSVVPVVTQALDRAFQLLWHKRMMAVTTALDLGLTIMTDAPELLGKDLIVDAVAAKAKYPCPILVFDLGTATTCSVIDKNGNYRGGMIAPGLGISVDALGARTAQLPYVSLDAPDQLIGTNTKNCIRSGVMYGHAGMIDGFIDRMEEHLGQKCTAVITGGLAAKVAPLCRRPIVLDEYLLFDGLRALYAKNKDRPRG, from the coding sequence ATGCTTCTTCTGTTCGACGTGGGCAACACCCACGTTACCATCGGCGGCTACGACGGCGACCGCCGCCTGTTCACGGGGCGCGTGGCCAGCGACCGGCACAAGACCGAAGACGAGTACGCCATGATTGTCGAGAGCGTGCTGCGCATGCACGGCTTCGCGATCGGCGACGTGGAAGACGGCGCTATCAGCTCCGTCGTGCCCGTCGTCACGCAGGCGCTGGACCGCGCCTTTCAGCTGCTCTGGCACAAGCGCATGATGGCCGTGACCACGGCGCTCGACCTCGGCCTGACGATCATGACCGACGCGCCCGAACTGCTCGGCAAAGATCTGATCGTCGACGCCGTGGCCGCGAAAGCCAAATATCCCTGTCCGATCCTCGTCTTCGACCTCGGCACCGCCACCACCTGTTCGGTCATCGACAAGAACGGCAATTACCGCGGCGGCATGATCGCGCCCGGCCTCGGCATCTCCGTCGACGCGCTCGGCGCGCGCACGGCGCAGCTGCCCTACGTCAGCCTCGACGCGCCCGATCAGCTCATCGGCACCAACACGAAAAACTGCATCCGCTCCGGTGTCATGTACGGCCACGCCGGCATGATCGACGGCTTCATCGACCGCATGGAAGAACATCTTGGCCAAAAATGCACTGCCGTCATCACCGGCGGGCTGGCCGCCAAGGTGGCGCCGCTGTGCCGACGGCCCATCGTCCTCGACGAATATCTGCTCTTCGACGGCCTGCGCGCGCTCTACGCGAAGAACAAAGACAGGCCGCGCGGGTAG